In one window of Dyella thiooxydans DNA:
- a CDS encoding glycoside hydrolase family 27 protein, whose product MRRWLRSALLLSTLIAAVAAAGAQEVAPTPPMGWNSWDAYGFTIDEAGFKANVSELAKLHAYGWTYAVIDEGWYMGDPLGDSLRHRDYALDAHGLLVPSAKRFPSSVDGQGFKALADWVHAHGLKFGIHIVRGIPRQAVDANLPIAGSRFHAQDAADTADTCPWDDGDYGVRDNAAGQAYYDSMLALYAHWGVDFLKVDCIADHPYRISEIRQIAAAITKTGRPIVLSLSPGPTQLSHAAEIRQYGQMWRISNDVWDGWTFVHEHPGDDFPMGVRNIFDRLPPWAGQARDGRWPDADMLPFGELAPHPGWGEPRHSRLTLDEERTQLTLLAIARSPLILGANLTRLDDATRALITNKDVIAVDQHSHDNHPLEHLPAGFGQVRVWAASGKAGERYLAVFNLDDKPLSLQATWRQLGLTSGKHAARELWSGDRLPTSDHLPIRLPAHGCALYSVE is encoded by the coding sequence ATGAGACGCTGGCTGAGAAGTGCACTGCTGTTGTCGACCCTGATCGCCGCTGTCGCTGCGGCCGGTGCGCAGGAAGTCGCCCCCACCCCGCCCATGGGCTGGAACAGCTGGGACGCCTACGGTTTCACCATCGACGAAGCGGGGTTCAAGGCCAATGTCTCGGAACTGGCCAAACTGCACGCCTACGGCTGGACCTATGCCGTGATCGACGAAGGCTGGTACATGGGCGATCCGCTCGGCGACAGCCTGCGCCATCGCGACTACGCCCTGGACGCGCACGGCCTGCTGGTGCCTTCGGCGAAGCGCTTCCCCTCCTCGGTCGACGGCCAGGGCTTCAAGGCGCTCGCCGACTGGGTGCATGCGCACGGCCTGAAGTTCGGCATCCATATCGTGCGCGGCATCCCCCGGCAGGCGGTGGACGCGAACCTGCCGATCGCCGGATCCCGCTTCCACGCACAGGACGCCGCCGATACGGCCGACACCTGCCCGTGGGACGACGGCGACTACGGTGTGCGCGACAACGCGGCAGGCCAGGCCTATTACGATTCGATGCTGGCGCTGTACGCCCATTGGGGTGTGGATTTCCTCAAGGTCGACTGCATCGCCGATCACCCCTACCGCATCAGCGAAATCCGCCAGATCGCGGCGGCGATCACGAAGACCGGGCGCCCCATCGTGCTCAGCCTGTCGCCCGGCCCCACCCAGCTTTCCCATGCCGCGGAGATCCGCCAGTACGGCCAGATGTGGCGCATCTCCAACGACGTGTGGGACGGCTGGACGTTCGTGCATGAGCATCCCGGCGATGATTTCCCCATGGGCGTGCGCAATATCTTCGATCGCCTGCCGCCATGGGCCGGTCAGGCCCGCGATGGCCGCTGGCCCGATGCCGACATGCTGCCGTTCGGCGAGCTCGCGCCGCATCCGGGGTGGGGCGAACCCCGTCATTCCCGCCTGACGCTGGACGAGGAGCGCACGCAACTGACCCTGCTCGCCATCGCGCGCTCGCCGCTGATCCTCGGCGCCAATCTGACCCGGCTGGACGATGCCACGCGCGCGTTGATCACCAACAAGGACGTCATCGCGGTCGATCAGCACAGCCACGACAATCATCCGCTCGAACACCTGCCGGCCGGCTTCGGACAGGTACGCGTGTGGGCGGCATCCGGCAAGGCCGGCGAACGCTACCTGGCCGTGTTCAACCTTGATGACAAGCCGCTGAGCCTGCAAGCGACTTGGCGTCAGTTGGGCCTGACTTCGGGCAAGCATGCGGCCCGCGAACTCTGGAGCGGCGATCGTCTGCCGACCTCCGACCACCTGCCGATCCGGCTGCCGGCGCACGGGTGCGCGCTGTACTCGGTCGAATAG